A window of Sphingobacterium kitahiroshimense genomic DNA:
ACCTATATGCAAGCGGTGACGCATTGCGATCTGCCTATTGGTTACTTTCCATAAGCCATCTGTTTCGTCGAACACCACTTTGTGAAATTCAGGATAGGCCTGCAGACTTGAGCCTCCTTGTGTAATAAACTGCATACACCAGTCAAACTCTTCAGCCAACAATTCAGAAAAGGCATAGGTATTCTTAACCTCCTCAAAAATTATTTTATTATCAAATCCATTTCCTACAGCTAAAGTTACCAAGTATTGCAACAAAACATCAAAAGGCAGGATAAAAGGTTCTCTACTTTCAATCTGCTGTGTTTTAGCCGCTGTTTTAATCGCAGCGACTTCTAGCAGTTCGAGCGCATGGGTCGGCATAAAATAGATCTTTGACGTTTCAAAGGGTGAGTGTCCACTTCTTCCGGCACGTTGTAAAAAACGTGCTACACCCTTTGGTGACCCTACTTGCACCACATTATCAACCGGTTTAAAATCCACGCCCAAATCAAGAGATGAGGTACAGATCACAACTTTCAATACTCCCGTATGCAATGCTTCTTCAATCCAGTTGCGTAATTCATAATCTATCGAACCATGATGTATCGCCATCTGACCCGCAAAATCGGGATGGATCTTCAGTAAATGCTGAAACCAGATCTCTGCCTGACTTCGGGTGTTCGTGAAAACCAAGGTCGTTTTGCTCTTTTTGATAACAGGAACTAATTTATCGGCCAATTTTATCCCCAGATGCCCGGCCCAAGGTAACATTTCGATGGTATCAGGGATAATCGATTGAATCTGGATCTTCTTTTCAGTTGCCGCTTTTACAATTATTTTCAACACTTGATGATCAGGTTGCAAAACCGCTAAAGCCTCTTCGAGGTTACCGATTGTCGCCGAAATTCCCCAGATGCGAAGCGTCCTGTTTTCCCTAAAACTTACCATACCTTTGATTCGGGATAGCGCCAGCTCAACCATGACACCTCTTTTAGTGCCTAATAATTCATGCCATTCATCTGCAACTATGCAGGTTAGATCATCAAAGATATTATCGTTATTTTTCTGAGCCAGAAGTAAATGTAAGCTTTCTGGTGTGATCAATAATACTTGTGGCATGGCTCGTTTTTGTTTCTGCTTTTCAGATACTGAAGTATCGCCGTTCCGCACGCCGACCCTCCAGTCAACATCAAGCTGAAATAAAGCTTCTTCCATCGCACGTGCCAGATCTTTTGCCAATGAACGTAATGGTGTGATCCAGATTACACGCAAGCCCAATTTCCCTTTTCTTTTACTTCCATTGCCCTCCTCATTCAGATAAGCAATGATGGGTGCCAGAAAGACAGAATAGGTTTTACCAAATCCGGTAGGTGCGTTGACTAAACCACTATATCCCTCCAAGTAAGATGCCCATGTCTCTTCTTGAAAGGGGAATGGTTTTCTTTTTCGGGTTTTCAACCATTTCACAACTTTTTGATAGCCTACCGTTTTTTTCATCTTTCACTATCCCTCATAGTTGATTCTAATAGTATCTGCAGATCTTCCAGCGTATTGATGTCATCTACTTTTTTATCTCTTCTCCAGCGCACAATTCGGGGGAAACGTAGCGCAAGCCCTGCTTTATGACGCTTACTAACTGCTATTCCTTCAAAAGCAATCTCAAATACCAGTTCTGGTTTTACAGTCCGTACAGGGCCAAATTTCTCTATGGCATTTTTGACCACAAAACTATTGACCTCTTTAATCTCTTTATCCGTCAAACCTGAATAAGCTTTCGCGATCGTAATAAACTGATCTCCGTCGCGTACTGCAAAAGTATAGTCTGTAAAAAAATTAGCTCTTCTCCCGCTTCCTTTTTGCGCATAAATCATCACCACATCTATGGTAAAAGGTTCTATTTTCCATTTCCACCAATCTCCTCTCTTTCTACCGCTATGATACAAAGAATCCTGACGTTTCAGCATAATGCCTTCACTATTCAGTTCGCGAGACTTTTTCCGTTCTACAACTAAATTTTCCCAAGAATCAAAAGGAACAATCGGAGCCGTCAAAATTGTCTCCGCTATTGGCAATAACTTTTCGAGCACAGCTCTTCTTTTATGGAGCGGTTCAGCTCTATAATCCATACCGCCATATTCCAATACATCATAGGCATAGAAGGCGACAGGAGCCTCATCCAGTTGTTTTTTATTGATTGTTTTTCTATTGAGCCGTTGCTGTAAAGTACTAAACGATAATACTTCGCCTTCACGTACAGCCAATATTTCACCATCGATTACGGTACCGTTTGGCAGACCAGATAAAGCAACGTGCAATTCTGGAAACTGGTCTGTTACCAGTTCTTCCCCACGTGACCAGATAAATAATTCATCATTCCGCTTAATAATCTGCCCTCTGATTCCATCCCATTTCCACTCTGCCTGCCAATTATCCACCGATCCTAACTCATGGACAGGCACATCGATCGGATATGCCAGACAAAAAGGATAAGGCCAGGAACTATCAGTATTAACATGCAAACCACCTATCAAGTCACCAAAAGAAATTTTCTCAGGATCCCATTTTCCCATAATGCTATGCGTGATGTGATTGGTATCCAGACCTGATAATTTTGCGAGCGCGTGAATTAAATTTTTAGATGAGATACCGATACGAAAATTACCTGATATCAGCTTATTAAACACAAATCTTTCTTGCGTACTCAGCTTTTCCCAAGCGTTGAAAACAAATTCCTTTTTATCTTCATTGCTACTGTCCGACAAGTTCTTCAACGCCAATATCCATTGATGCAATGGAATATCGGATGTGGATGTAGAAGGAGGCAAAAGCAAAGCAATCGTTTCACTCAAGTCGCCAACATTGTGATAACTTTCTACAAACAACCAGGTGGGTAATCCAGTGATTTCGGTGATCCACTCTTTCAACAAGTTGGTACTGATCGTTCTTTTAGGCTTCTTCCCCGTAAACAAAGCAATAACCCAAATTTTATCGGCATCCTCCGCTTCAGAAAAATAGTCAACCAAAGCAGTTAATTTATCATTAGTTTTATTACTCTGTTCGAGTCTGGAAATTAAACGGCTAAACTTTCTCAAAGATCACCCCCTTTCTCCGCTACCGCTTCTTCATCCTCAATGCCAAATTGTGTTGTCACTGCTTCAGCAGGTATTCCCTGCTCGGTCAAATAACGGGAAAAGACCGATGTAAAACCATGCGTTACATAAACCTTTTCAGCTTCAGTTGCTTTTATGGCCGTGATCAATCCATTCCAATCGGCATGATCGCTCAGTGCAAATCCCGCATCAGCGCTCTGCCATCTTCGATGCGAACGCACCTGCATCCATCCTGAACAGATACCAACAGCAGCACCCTGCAAACTTTTGATCCACTTGCTATCTCGCATGACCGGTGGAACAATTAAAATACCCCCTTGTAGCTCATCCCTGCTCATATCCGCTGTTATTGTTTTGTAGGGAGGCAATGTAACTCCGGCCTGTTCAATAGCTACATTGAGTCGACCAATACTATTATGCACGTAGATCGGCAGATATCCTGCTAGGTTATGCAATAAACGCTGCGCTTTCCCCAAGCTGTAAGCAATAAGCACGGTCGTTTTATTATTTTCTTTATTTTGTGCTGCCCAAT
This region includes:
- a CDS encoding ligase-associated DNA damage response DEXH box helicase is translated as MKKTVGYQKVVKWLKTRKRKPFPFQEETWASYLEGYSGLVNAPTGFGKTYSVFLAPIIAYLNEEGNGSKRKGKLGLRVIWITPLRSLAKDLARAMEEALFQLDVDWRVGVRNGDTSVSEKQKQKRAMPQVLLITPESLHLLLAQKNNDNIFDDLTCIVADEWHELLGTKRGVMVELALSRIKGMVSFRENRTLRIWGISATIGNLEEALAVLQPDHQVLKIIVKAATEKKIQIQSIIPDTIEMLPWAGHLGIKLADKLVPVIKKSKTTLVFTNTRSQAEIWFQHLLKIHPDFAGQMAIHHGSIDYELRNWIEEALHTGVLKVVICTSSLDLGVDFKPVDNVVQVGSPKGVARFLQRAGRSGHSPFETSKIYFMPTHALELLEVAAIKTAAKTQQIESREPFILPFDVLLQYLVTLAVGNGFDNKIIFEEVKNTYAFSELLAEEFDWCMQFITQGGSSLQAYPEFHKVVFDETDGLWKVTNRQIAMRHRLHIGTIVSDAMLKVKFMTGGYVGMVEEYFVSKLKPGDRFNLAGRSLEFVMVRDMLVLVKRSQHKKTITPSWLGGRLPLSSNLGAILRQKYSQVLVGEHEEEELKVMKPLFELQESITHVPRADEFLVELIHTKEGYHLFAYPFEGRLVHEVMAALIAYRISRLIPITFSIAMNDYGFELLSDQEIPMDDAIVYDVFSPDNLSADISASINATEMAKRKFRDIACISGLVFQGYPGKYLKNKQIQSSSALFFDVFESYDPKNLLLRQAYDENFHYQLEEPRLLHALNRIQQSTIVLKWAERFTPFSFPIKVDSMRESMSSEELEARIEKMKAAVFKNLD
- a CDS encoding ATP-dependent DNA ligase, whose amino-acid sequence is MRKFSRLISRLEQSNKTNDKLTALVDYFSEAEDADKIWVIALFTGKKPKRTISTNLLKEWITEITGLPTWLFVESYHNVGDLSETIALLLPPSTSTSDIPLHQWILALKNLSDSSNEDKKEFVFNAWEKLSTQERFVFNKLISGNFRIGISSKNLIHALAKLSGLDTNHITHSIMGKWDPEKISFGDLIGGLHVNTDSSWPYPFCLAYPIDVPVHELGSVDNWQAEWKWDGIRGQIIKRNDELFIWSRGEELVTDQFPELHVALSGLPNGTVIDGEILAVREGEVLSFSTLQQRLNRKTINKKQLDEAPVAFYAYDVLEYGGMDYRAEPLHKRRAVLEKLLPIAETILTAPIVPFDSWENLVVERKKSRELNSEGIMLKRQDSLYHSGRKRGDWWKWKIEPFTIDVVMIYAQKGSGRRANFFTDYTFAVRDGDQFITIAKAYSGLTDKEIKEVNSFVVKNAIEKFGPVRTVKPELVFEIAFEGIAVSKRHKAGLALRFPRIVRWRRDKKVDDINTLEDLQILLESTMRDSER
- a CDS encoding ligase-associated DNA damage response exonuclease, with amino-acid sequence MGLITFTNRGIYCKQGDFYVDPWLPVDYAVTTHGHADHVRWGNKYYLCHHLTKAIIKCRISEDLVVESMAYGEKVFRNGVQISFHPAGHVIGSAQVRLEYKGEICVISGDYKVEFDGISTAFEPIKCHTFVSESTFGLPVYNWLPQDVLFDDIKHWAAQNKENNKTTVLIAYSLGKAQRLLHNLAGYLPIYVHNSIGRLNVAIEQAGVTLPPYKTITADMSRDELQGGILIVPPVMRDSKWIKSLQGAAVGICSGWMQVRSHRRWQSADAGFALSDHADWNGLITAIKATEAEKVYVTHGFTSVFSRYLTEQGIPAEAVTTQFGIEDEEAVAEKGGDL